Proteins from one Streptomyces genisteinicus genomic window:
- the rplT gene encoding 50S ribosomal protein L20, producing MARVKRAVNAHKKRRAILEQASGYRGQRSRLYRKAKEQVTHSLVYNYNDRKKRKGDFRQLWIQRINAAARANGITYNRFIQGLKAANIEVDRKILAELAVNDANAFAALVEVAQKALPSDVNAPKAA from the coding sequence GTGGCACGCGTCAAGCGGGCAGTCAACGCCCACAAGAAGCGCCGGGCGATCCTCGAGCAGGCCAGCGGCTACCGCGGTCAGCGTTCGCGCCTGTACCGCAAGGCCAAGGAGCAGGTCACCCACTCCCTGGTCTACAACTACAACGACCGCAAGAAGCGCAAGGGCGACTTCCGTCAGCTGTGGATCCAGCGCATCAACGCCGCTGCCCGCGCCAACGGCATCACCTACAACCGCTTCATCCAGGGTCTGAAGGCCGCCAACATCGAGGTGGACCGCAAGATCCTCGCCGAGCTCGCGGTCAACGACGCCAACGCGTTCGCGGCTCTCGTCGAGGTCGCCCAGAAGGCGCTCCCGAGCGACGTCAACGCCCCCAAGGCCGCCTGA
- the rpmI gene encoding 50S ribosomal protein L35 encodes MPKNKTHSGAKKRFKITGSGKVLRERAGKRHLLEHKSSRLTRRLTGNAEMAPGDAAKIKKLLGK; translated from the coding sequence ATGCCGAAGAACAAGACGCACAGCGGTGCCAAGAAGCGCTTCAAGATCACCGGCTCCGGCAAGGTGCTCCGCGAGCGCGCCGGCAAGCGCCACCTGCTCGAGCACAAGTCGTCCCGTCTGACGCGCCGCCTCACCGGCAACGCCGAGATGGCCCCGGGCGACGCCGCGAAGATCAAGAAGCTTCTCGGCAAGTGA
- the infC gene encoding translation initiation factor IF-3 produces MWCYLGGSISAEPRINDRIRVPEVRLVGPSGEQVGIVPLAKALELAQEYDLDLVEVAANARPPVCKLMDYGKFKYESAMKAREARKNQAHTVIKEMKLRPKIDPHDYDTKKGHVVRFLKQGDKVKITIMFRGREQSRPELGFRLLQRLAADVEDLGFIESNPKQDGRNMIMVLGPHKKKTEAMAEAREAQAARKAERQGSADQGPEAPAESDAPADTPSEA; encoded by the coding sequence GTGTGGTGCTACTTAGGAGGATCCATCAGCGCCGAGCCCCGCATCAACGACCGGATTCGCGTTCCCGAGGTGCGACTTGTCGGTCCCAGCGGCGAGCAGGTCGGGATTGTTCCGCTTGCCAAGGCCCTGGAGCTTGCGCAGGAGTACGACCTCGACCTGGTCGAGGTCGCGGCGAACGCCCGCCCGCCCGTGTGCAAGCTCATGGACTACGGGAAGTTCAAGTACGAGTCGGCCATGAAGGCCCGTGAGGCGCGCAAGAACCAGGCGCACACGGTCATCAAGGAAATGAAGCTCCGGCCGAAGATCGATCCGCACGACTACGACACCAAGAAGGGTCACGTCGTCCGGTTCCTCAAGCAGGGCGACAAGGTCAAGATCACGATCATGTTCCGTGGTCGTGAGCAGTCCCGCCCCGAACTCGGCTTCCGTCTGCTGCAGCGTCTCGCGGCCGACGTCGAGGACCTCGGCTTCATCGAGTCGAACCCGAAGCAGGACGGCCGGAACATGATCATGGTTCTCGGCCCGCACAAGAAGAAGACCGAGGCCATGGCCGAGGCGCGTGAGGCCCAGGCCGCACGCAAGGCCGAGCGCCAGGGCTCGGCGGACCAGGGCCCCGAGGCTCCGGCCGAGTCCGACGCCCCGGCCGACACACCCTCCGAGGCGTGA